The segment GTTCGCAAGGATTAACTCCAACAGAGCCTGGGGGTCTCGGATGCGCCTTTGTTCATCCTGCAACCTTCTCCACCACTATTTCACCACCTCAATTCCCCTCGAACCCCAATCCCTCTAATCGAGGCAGTTCTTCGGAATCTTATTTATTGCCGCTTTTTCCTTATTTTCGTCTGAAATTTAAACTTCAGCACAAAAACTTTTTTCTTCACTTTTCCCCTTAAATATTTCTCCTATTAATTGGATAATCTTATAGACTATCCATACACAAGCCAATAATATTCCTACAACTTTCGCACCATTAGAAATAATATCACCGCCTTTCTCTCATGTCTCAATCCCCTCTAATCGAGGCAGCTCTTCAGACTGTTAAACCACTCTGAACTTTCCCTGCTCCGGAGGCACACCTGTGCCGCTGAACTCAAAACTTTTCAGACAACCACGGCACAGTGGATAATACCTGATGGTGTCTTCCTGGTCACTGATCAGGCCTTCCAGCCTGTTTTTCATCTTCAAGAATTTTTCTTCAGTGAGGTTGGCACATTCAAACACAGATTTCTGCACACGTTCGCCGTATGCCTTGAGGCACTTTACTACCCGGTTCCTCGCCCTGT is part of the Deltaproteobacteria bacterium genome and harbors:
- the cas2 gene encoding CRISPR-associated endonuclease Cas2; translation: MFYLVCFDIVDDRARNRVVKCLKAYGERVQKSVFECANLTEEKFLKMKNRLEGLISDQEDTIRYYPLCRGCLKSFEFSGTGVPPEQGKFRVV